The Coffea arabica cultivar ET-39 chromosome 1e, Coffea Arabica ET-39 HiFi, whole genome shotgun sequence genome has a window encoding:
- the LOC113693807 gene encoding dirigent protein 23-like, translated as MDKISMKMKTTQLIAILWWVVAMMALPILAHGSIDQSPAAVKKWFKELRHAKEKLTELHFYVHDRVTAESPTSVLVAQANSTSKSPTMFGATYVFDDPMTLGPEPSSKIIGHANGITSSASKEEDASQIGIMNLVFNDGKFNGSSLSVLGDYPFFQKYKEMPIVGGSGAFRLARGIVTAIIHTYNDTTQNEIIDFHVLVLHY; from the coding sequence ATGGACAAGATAAGCATGAAGATGAAGACAACACAACTCATTGCAATTCTATGGTGGGTCGTGGCGATGATGGCCCTGCCAATATTGGCTCATGGCAGCATTGATCAAAGTCCTGCAGCAGTTAAAAAATGGTTCAAAGAGCTTCGACATGCAAAGGAGAAGTTGACAGAGCTTCACTTCTATGTTCATGACAGGGTAACTGCAGAGAGCCCCACATCTGTACTAGTTGCTCAAGCCAACAGTACTAGCAAATCACCCACGATGTTCGGGGCAACCTACGTCTTCGATGACCCGATGACACTGGGACCTGAGCCCAGTTCCAAGATCATCGGTCACGCCAATGGCATAACCAGTTCGGCTTCGAAAGAGGAAGATGCTTCACAAATTGGCATCATGAACTTGGTATTCAACGATGGCAAGTTCAATGGTAGTTCCCTTAGCGTTCTAGGTGATTATCCCTTCTTCCAGAAGTACAAGGAGATGCCAATAGTAGGTGGTTCTGGGGCTTTTCGATTGGCCCGTGGAATAGTTACAGCAATAATCCATACTTACAATGATACCACCCAGAATGAAATTATCGACTTCCACGTCCTCGTTCTGCATTATTGA